A single genomic interval of Ammospiza caudacuta isolate bAmmCau1 chromosome 19, bAmmCau1.pri, whole genome shotgun sequence harbors:
- the LOC131566103 gene encoding myosin-1B-like, producing the protein MSSDAEMAIFGEAAPYLRKSEKERIEAQNKPFDAKSSVFVVHAKESYVKSTITSRESGKVTVKTEGGETLTVKEDQIFSMNPPKYDKIEDMAMMTHLHEPAVLYNLKERYAAWMIYTYSGLFCVTVNPYKWLPVYNPEVVLAYRGKKRQEAPPHIFSISDNAYQFMLTDRENQSILITGESGAGKTVNTKRVIQYFATIAASGDKKKEEQPSGKMQGTLEDQIISANPLLEAFGNAKTVRNDNSSRFGKFIRIHFGATGKLASADIETYLLEKSRVTFQLKAERSYHIFYQIMSNKKPELIEMLLITTNPYDYLYVSQGEITVPSINDQEELMATDSAIDILGFSADEKTAIYKLTGAVMHYGNLKFKQKQREEQAEPDGTEVADKAAYLMGLNSADLLKALCYPRVKVGNEYVTKGQTVQQVYNSVGALAKAVFEKMFLWMVVRINQQLDTKQPRQYFIGVLDIAGFEIFDFNSLEQLCINFTNEKLQQFFNHHMFVLEQEEYKKEGIEWEFIDFGMDLAACIELIEKPMGIFSILEEECMFPKATDTSFKNKLYDQHLGKSNNFQKPKPGKGKAEAHFSLVHYAGTVDYNISGWLDKNKDPLNETVVGLYQKSSLKTLALLFASAGGEAEASGGGGGGKKGGKKKGSSFQTVSALFRENLNKLMTNLRSTHPHFVRCIIPNESKTPGAMEHELVLHQLRCNGVLEGIRICRKGFPSRILYADFKQRYKVLNASAIPEGQFIDSKKASEKLLGSIDVDHTQYKFGHTKVFFKAGLLGLLEEMRDEKLAELITRTQARCRGFLMRVEYRRMVERRESIFCIQYNVRSFMNVKHWPWMKLFFKIKPLLKSAESEKEMANMKGEFEKTKEELAKSEAKRKELEEKMASLMQEKNDLQLQVQSEADALADAEERCDQLIKTKIQLEAKIKEVTERAEDEEEINAELTAKKRKLEDECSELKKDIDDLELTLAKVEKEKHATENKVKNLTEEMAALDETIAKLTKEKKALQEAHQQTLDDLQAEEDKVNTLTKSKTKLEQQVDDLEGSLEQEKKLRMDLERAKRKLEGDLKLAQDSIMDLENDKQQLDEKLKKKDFEISQIQSKTEDEQALGMQLQKKIKELQARIEELEEEIEAERTSRAKAEKHRADLSRELEEISERLEEAGGATAAQIDMNKKREAEFQKMRRDLEEATLQHEATAAALRKKHADSTAELGEQIDNLQRVKQKLEKEKSELKMEIDDLASNMESVSKAKANLEKMCRTLEDQLSEIKSKEEEHQRMINDLNAQRARLQTESGEYSRQVEEKDALVSQLSRGKQAFTQQIEELKRHLEEEIKAKNALAHGLQSARHDCDLLREQYEEEQEAKAELQRALSKANGEVAQWRTKYETDAIQRTEELEEAKKKLAQRLQDAEEHVEAVNSKCASLEKTKQRLQNEVEDLMIDVERSNAACAALDKKQKNFDKVLAEWKQKYEETQAELEASQKESRSLSTELFKMKNAYEESLDHLETMKRENKNLQQEISDLTEQIAEGGKAVHELEKVKKQIEQEKSELQASLEEAEASLEHEEGKILRLQLELNQVKSEIDRKIAEKDEEIDQMKRNHLRVVDSMQSTLDAEIRSRNEALRLKKKMEGDLNEMEIQLSHANRQAAEAQKNLRNTQAVLKDTQLHLDDAVRAQDDLKEQVAMVERRANLLQAEVEELRAALEQTERSRKLAEQELLDASERVQLLHSQNTSLINTKKKLETDISQIQSEMEDTIQEARNAEEKAKKAITDAAMMAEELKKEQDTSAHLERMKKNLDQTVKDLQHRLEEAEQLALKGGKKQIQKLEARVRELEGEVDAEQKRSAEAVKGVRKYERRVKELTYQSEEDRKNVLRLQDLVDKLQMKVKSYKRQAEEAEELSNVNLSKFRKIQHELEEAEERADIAESQVNKLRAKSREIHKKIEEEE; encoded by the exons ATGTCTTCGGACGCTGAGATGGCCATCTTTGGGGAGGCGGCTCCTTACCTCCGAAAGTCAGAGAAGGAGAGAATTGAGGCCCAGAACAAACCTTTCGATGCCAAGTCATCTGTCTTCGTGGTACATGCAAAGGAGTCCTATGTGAAGAGCACTATCACGAGCAGGGAATCGGGCAAAGTCACGGTCAAGACTGAAGGGGGAGAG ACCCTGACTGTGAAAGAAGATCAAATCTTCTCCATGAACCCTCCCAAGTATGACAAAATCGAGGACATGGCCATGATGACCCACCTGCACGAACCCGCTGTGCTGTACAACCTCAAAGAGCGTTACGCAGCCTGGATGATCTAC ACCTACTCGGGTCTCTTCTGCGTCACTGTCAACCCCTACAAGTGGCTGCCGGTGTACAACCCCGAGGTGGTGTTGGCCTACCGAGGCAAGAAGCGCCAGGAGGCCCCTCCACACATCTTCTCCATCTCTGACAACGCCTATCAGTTCATGCTGACTG ATCGGGAGAACCAGTCCATCCTGATCAC CGGAGAATCCGGGGCCGGGAAGACTGTGAACACCAAGCGTGTCATCCAGTACTTTGCAACAATTGCAGCCAGTGGAGACAAGAAAAAGGAGGAGCAGCCCTCAGGCAAAATGCAG GGGACACTTGAGGATCAAATCATCAGTGCTAACCCACTGCTGGAGGCCTTTGGAAATGCCAAGACTGTGAGGAACGACAACTCCTCACGCTTT ggTAAATTCATCAGAATCCATTTTGGTGCCACAGGCAAACTGGCTTCTGCTGATATTGAAACAT ATCTGCTGGAGAAGTCCAGAGTCACTTTCCAGCTCAAGGCGGAAAGGAGCTACCACATCTTTTATCAGATCATGTCCAACAAGAAGCCAGAGCTGATTG AGATGTTACTGATCACCACCAACCCCTATGACTACTTGTACGTGAGTCAAGGTGAGATCACAGTTCCCAGCATTAACGACCAGGAAGAGCTGATGGCCACTGAT AGTGCCATAGACATCCTGGGCTTCAGTGCTGATGAGAAAACAGCCATCTACAAGCTGACAGGGGCTGTCATGCACTATGGGAACCTGAAGTTCAAGCAGAAGCAAcgagaggagcaggcagagcctgatggcACCGAAG TTGCTGACAAGGCTGCCTACCTGATGGGTCTGAACTCAGCAGACCTGCTCAAGGCTCTCTGCTACCCCCGAGTCAAGGTGGGGAATGAATACGTGACCAAAGGCCAAACTGTGCAGCAG GTATACAATTCTGTGGGTGCCCTGGCAAAAGCAGTGTTTGAGAAGATGTTCCTGTGGATGGTTGTTCGTATCAACCAACAGCTGGACACGAAGCAGCCCAGGCAGTACTTCATTGGTGTCCTGGACATTGCTGGCTTTGAGATCTTTGAT TTcaacagcctggagcagctgtgtaTCAACTTCACCAATGAGAAACTGCAACAGTTCTTCAACCACCACATGTtcgtgctggagcaggaggagtaCAAGAAGGAGGGCATTGAATGGGAGTTCATTGACTTTGGCATGGACCTGGCTGCCTGCATTGAGCTCATTGAGAAG CCCATGGGCATCTTCTCCATCCTGGAAGAGGAGTGCATGTTCCCCAAGGCAACTGACACCTCTTTCAAGAACAAGCTCTATGACCAGCACCTGGGCAAGTCCAACAACTTCCAGAAGCCCAAGCCAGGCAAAGGCAAGGCTGAGGCCCACTTCTCCCTGGTGCACTATGCTGGCACAGTGGATTACAACATCTCTGGGTGGCTTGACAAGAACAAGGACCCTCTGAATGAAACTGTTGTGGGGCTGTATCAGAAGTCATCTCTGAAGACCCTGGCCTTACTCTTTGCCTCTGCTGGAGGAGAGGCAG AGGCTAgtggaggtggtggtggtggcaagAAGGGAGGCAAGAAGAAGGGTTCTTCTTTCCAGACTGTCTCAGCTCTTTTCAGG GAGAATCTGAACAAGCTGATGACCAATCTGCGGAGCACCCATCCACATTTTGTGCGCTGCATCATCCCCAACGAGTCTAAAACACCTG GTGCCATGGAGCACGAGCTGGTGCTGCACCAGCTGCGCTGTAACGGCGTGCTGGAAGGGATCAGGATCTGCAGGAAAGGGTTCCCCAGCAGAATCCTCTATGCTGATTTCAAACAGAG ATACAAGGTGCTTAATGCCAGTGCCATCCCTGAGGGACAGTTCATCGATAGCAAGAAGGCTTCTGAGAAGCTCCTTGGGTCAATCGATGTGGATCACACCCAGTATAAATTTGGACACACCAAG GTGTTCTTcaaagctgggctgctggggctcctggagGAGATGAGAGATGAGAAGCTGGCAGAGCTCATCACCCGCACCCAGGCCAGGTGCAGGGGCTTCCTGATGAGGGTGGAATACCGCAGAATGGTGGAGCGCAG AGAGTCCATCTTCTGCATCCAGTACAACGTTCGCTCATTCATGAATGTCAAACACTGGCCATGGATGAAGCTGTTCTTCAAGATCAAGCCCTTGCTGAAAAGTGCAGAGTCTGAGAAGGAGATGGCCAACATGAAGGGAGAGTTTGAGAAAACCAAGGAGGAGCTTGCAAAGTCTGAGGCAAAGcggaaggagctggaggagaaaatGGCCTCTCTGATGCAGGAGAAGAATGACCTGCAGCTCCAAGTGCAATCT GAAGCGGATGCTTTGGCCGATGCTGAGGAAAGGTGCGACCAGCTcatcaaaaccaaaatccagCTGGAAGCCAAAATTAAGGAAGTGACTGAAAGGGCAGAGgatgaagaagaaattaatgcTGAGTTGACAGCCAAGAAGAGGAAACTGGAGGATGAATGTTCAGAGCTGAAGAAAGATATTGATGACCTTGAGCTAACACTGGCCaaggtggaaaaggaaaaacatgccACTGAAAACAAG GTGAAAAACCTGACTGAGGAGATGGCAGCTCTGGACGAGACCATTGCCAAGCTGACAAAGGAGAAGAAAGCCCTCCAAGAGGCGCATCAGCAGACCCTGGATGacctgcaggcagaggaggaCAAAGTCAATACTCTGACCAAATCCAAGACCAAGCTGGAACAGCAAGTGGATGAT CTGGAAGGGTCCCTGGAGCAAGAGAAGAAACTGCGCATGGACCTGGAGAGAGCAAAGAGGAAGCTGGAAGGAGACCTGAAGCTGGCCCAGGACAGCATCATGGATTTGGAGAATGAtaagcagcagctggatgagAAACTGAAGAA GAAAGACTTTGAAATCAGCCAGATCCAGAGTAAAACCGAGGATGAACAAGCCCTGGGCATGCAACTTCAGAAGAAGATCAAGGAGCTGCAG GCCcgcattgaggagctggaggaggagattGAGGCAGAGCGAACCTCTCGCGCTAAAGCAGAGAAGCATCGCGCTGACCTGtccagggagctggaggagatcAGTGAGCGCCTGGAAGAAGCAGGAGGGGCCACAGCCGCTCAAATTGATATGAACAAGAAGCGTGAGGCAGAATTCCAGAAGATGCGCCGTGATCTGGAAGAGGCCACGCTGCAGCATGAAGCCACGGCTGCCGCCCTGCGCAAGAAGCACGcggacagcacagctgagctgggcgAGCAGATCGACAACCTGCAACGCGTGAAGcagaagctggagaaggagaagagtgAGCTGAAGATGGAGATTGATGACTTGGCCAGCAACATGGAGTCTGTCTCCAAAGCCAAG GCCAACCTGGAGAAGATGTGCCGCACTCTGGAAGATCAGCTGAGTGAGATTAAGTCCAAGGAAGAGGAGCATCAGCGCATGATCAATGACCTCAATGCTCAAAGAGCTCGTCTGCAGACAGAGTCAG GTGAATATTCACGTCAAGTGGAAGAGAAGGATGCTTTGGTTTCTCAGCTGTCAAGAGGCAAACAGGCTTTCACCCAGCAGATTGAGGAACTCAAGAGGCATCTGGAGGAAGAGATAAAG GCCAAGAACGCCCTTGCCCATGGCCTGCAGTCCGCTCGCCATGACTGTGACTTGCTCCGGGAACAAtatgaggaggagcaggaggccaAGGCAGAGCTTCAGCGAGCCCTGTCCAAGGCAAATGGTGAAGTGGCCCAGTGGAGAACCAAATACGAGACGGACGCAATTCAGCGCACGGAGGAGCTTGAGGAGGCCAA GAAGAAACTGGCCCAGCGCCTGCAGGATGCAGAGGAACATGTTGAGGCTGTCAATTCCAAATGTGCCTCCCTGGAAAAGAcaaagcagaggctgcagaatGAAGTGGAGGACCTGATGATTGATGTGGAGAGATCCaatgctgcctgtgctgctctggataAGAAGCAGAAGAACTTTGACAAG GTCCTGGCAGAATGGAAGCAGAAGTATGAGGAAACgcaggctgagctggaggcCTCGCAGAAGGAGTCGCGCTCTCTGAGCACGGAGCTGTTCAAGATGAAGAATGCCTATGAGGAGTCCTTGGACCACCTGGAAACAATGAAGCGGGAGAACAAGAACTTGCAGC AGGAGATTTCCGACCTCACTGAGCAGATTGCAGAGGGAGGAAAGGCAGTTCATGAGCTGGAGAAAGTGAAGAAGCAGATTGAGCAGGAGAAATCTGAACTGCAAGCCTCCCTGGAGGAAGCTGAG GCCTCCCTGGAACATGAGGAGGGGAAGATCCTGCGCCTGCAGCTTGAGCTCAACCAAGTGAAGTCTGAGATTGACAGGAAGATAGCAGAGAAAGATGAGGAGATTGACCAGATGAAGAGAAACCACCTACGAGTTGTGGACTCGATGCAGAGCACCCTGGATGCTGagatcaggagcaggaatgaaGCCCTGAGGCTGAAGAAGAAGATGGAGGGAGACCTGAATGAAATGGAGATCCAACTGAGCCATGCCAACCGCcaggctgcagaggcacagaAGAACCTGAGAAACACTCAGGCAGTGCTGAAG GACacccagctgcacctggatgATGCTGTGAGAGCACAGGATGACCTGAAGGAGCAGGTGGCCATGGTGGAGCGCAGAGCAAACCTGCTGCAGGCTGAAGTTGAGGAGCTCcgggcagccctggagcagacAGAGCGATCGAGGAAATTGGCTGAGCAGGAGCTTCTGGATGCAAGTGAGAGAGTTCAGCTCCTCCATAGTCAG AACACCAGTTTGATCAACACCAAGAAGAAGCTGGAAACGGACATTTCCCAGATCCAGAGTGAAATGGAGGATACCATCCAGGAAGCCCGCAATGCTGAGGAGAAGGCCAAGAAGGCCATCACAGAT GCGGCCATGATGGCAGAAGAGCTGAAGAAGGAGCAGGACACCAGTGCCCACCTGGAGAGGATGAAGAAGAACCTGGACCAGACAGTGAAGGACCTGCAGCACCGTTTGGAAGAGGCCGAGCAGCTGGCCCTGAAGGGAGGGAAGAAGCAGATCCAGAAGCTGGAGGCCAGG GTGCgggagctggaaggggaggTTGATGCTGAGCAGAAGCGCAGCGCTGAAGCCGTGAAGGGTGTGCGCAAGTACGAGCGCAGGGTGAAGGAACTCACCTACCAG TCTGAGGAAGACAGGAAAAATGTGCTGAGGCTTCAGGATCTGGTGGACAAGCTGCAAATGAAAGTGAAATCCTACAAGAGACAAGCTGAGGAGGCT GAGGAGCTGTCCAATGTGAACCTGTCCAAGTTCCGCAAGATCCAGCACGAGCTGGAGGAGGCCGAGGAGCGGGCTGACATTGCAGAGTCACAGGTCAACAAGCTCCGAGCCAAGAGCCGCGAGATTCATAAGAAGATAGAAGAAGAGGAATGA